A genomic window from Fusarium verticillioides 7600 chromosome 5, whole genome shotgun sequence includes:
- a CDS encoding hypothetical protein (At least one base has a quality score < 10), with amino-acid sequence MPSLGSALVRSLALIAAWTQAHTEAQSHDPSVIPDPIDLTCDARTINYITHTLPQACLTSSWASTSVSATHSDANSTSDASPDSEQSDAPPPNTQSESPSQSQSQSQPQQSASTATPAKDESEAAAADGDGDGDAKPFMSFEDWKAMMLKQTGQDPQNLHRNAKPRDRTPPDMGYGGLGEEDEINLNFGSYMDGTEEQNERPSDLQEAKNEGSEKDGRGVAIHRNKDAGKTCKERFSYSSFDAGATILKTSPGARNAKAILVENKDSYLLFECSAKEKWFIVELSDDVYIDTVVLANFEFFSSMIQTFTVSVSDRYPVKRDEWKQIGVFQAENSRAIQPFLVENAPIFSQYVRIDYLTHYGKQYYLPVSLLRIHGSRFFAAFNEDRNDDTNEAEEAKVTPQALPSGEEPTKPQVPESPFEPAKPSSKGLIPFCEVNTASQLLFEPLFCSASLNQTTQSVSNPSSSAEVTSAAPTTNSPDERAQKGTSTPHTPRSEHPASEEPTASSSSTTASPSATPAVSPTSPSSISSSNVESPSNSTTSAAGTKTTATPSSSASSSTQKPSPANTVNAKKGSTGTASGSPASPTVQEGFFKSISKRLTIVETNLTLSLKYVEDQARHMSETLHRTEQKQLSKTTLFLENLNKTVLAELRSVREQYDQIWQSTVLALESQREQSNREIVALSARLNLLADEVVFQKRMAIVQAVLLMSCLILVIFSRTVPLHPLAPFSDQAGLASYGGASSAARVRAYDGEDVALLAARQRGQYAPTSRDEDATELHRGPFADDIQHDRVECEQLSPPPTPRSSGGFSSSSDLSPPSHDTKPNVLRRSIAQPTNSRKPLPALPENPSSP; translated from the coding sequence ATGCCTTCGCTAGGCTCAGCCCTCGTACGATCTCTGGCACTCATCGCGGCCTGGACACAAGCCCACACCGAGGCCCAATCCCACGACCCCAGCGTCATCCCTGACCCAATCGACTTGACCTGCGATGCCCGAACCATCAACTACATCACCCACACGCTGCCCCAAGCTTGCCTCACAAGCTCCTGGGCGAGCACTTCTGTGAGCGCAACCCATTCAGATGCCAACTCGACTTCCGATGCCTCCCCCGACTCGGAGCAAAGCGATGCGCCACCCCCCAACACACAAAGCGAGTCCCCttcccaatcccaatcccaatcccagCCCCAACAGTCAGCGTCCACCGCCACTCCCGCCAAAGACGAGTCGGAAGCTGCCGCTgcagatggtgatggagatggagacgcAAAGCCTTTCATGTCCTTCGAGGACTGGaaggccatgatgttgaaacAGACAGGGCAGGACCCTCAAAACCTACATAGGAACGCCAAGCCCCGCGACAGGACACCCCCGGATATGGGCTACGGTGGCCTCGGcgaggaggacgagataAACCTGAACTTTGGCAGCTACATGGATGGCACAGAGGAGCAAAATGAGCGCCCTTCagacctccaagaagctaAAAACGAGGGTTCAGAAAAGGATGGCCGTGGTGTTGCAATCCATAGAAACAAAGATGCCGGAAAGACTTGCAAGGAACGATTCTCATACTCGTCCTTTGATGCCGGCGCTACCATCCTCAAGACGAGCCCCGGCGCAAGGAATGCAAAGGCAATTCTCGTCGAGAACAAAGACTCTTACCTACTCTTCGAGTGTAGTGCCAAGGAGAAGTGGTTTATTGTCGAACTGAGCGATGATGTCTACATCGATACCGtcgtcctcgccaacttCGAGTTCTTTTCTAGTATGATCCAAACTTTTACTGTCAGCGTTAGTGACCGGTACCCAGTCAAGAGGGACGAGTGGAAACAGATCGGAGTCTTCCAGGCAGAGAACTCACGAGCTATTCAACCTTTCTTGGTCGAGAATGCTCCGATCTTCTCCCAATACGTCCGCATCGACTATCTCACCCATTACGGGAAACAGTACTATTTGCCCGTTTCATTACTTCGAATCCATGGCTCGCGCTTCTTCGCTGCATTCAACGAAGACCGTAACGATGATACGaatgaggccgaggaggccaAAGTGACTCCCCAAGCTCTCCCTTCAGGAGAAGAGCCGACGAAGCCCCAAGTACCCGAGAGTCCTTTCGAGCCTGCCAAGCCGAGTTCAAAGGGATTAATACCATTCTGTGAAGTCAACACCGCTTCGCAGCTACTTTTTGAGCCATTGTTCTGCTCTGCCTCGCTCAATCAAACCACGCAATCAGTGTCAAACCCCAGCAGCTCTGCTGAAGTGACCAGCGCTGCACCCACAACCAACTCCCCTGACGAGAGAGCACAGAAGGGGACGTCAACACCACACACTCCCCGATCTGAGCATCCTGCAAGTGAAGAGCCCACggcctcatcatcttccaccaCTGCATCTCCAAGCGCTACGCCCGCTGTGTCCCCAACCAGcccatcctccatctcatcctccaacgTCGAATCCCCATCAAACTCCACCACTTCAGCAGCAGGCACAAAGACGactgcaacaccatcttcctcagcgtCATCATCTACTCAGAAGCCCTCCCCTGCCAATACTGTTaatgccaagaagggctCCACGGGAACGGCCTCTGGCTCACCGGCCTCGCCCACCGTGCAGGAAGGATTTTTCAAGTCCATCTCCAAGCGCCTTACAATCGTTGAAACCAATCTCACACTCTCCCTCAAGTACGTCGAGGACCAAGCTCGCCACATGTCCGAGACTCTGCACCGCACAGAGCAGAAGCAACTTTCAAAAACGACACTGTTCCTCGAGAACCTCAACAAGACCGTTCTCGCCGAGCTGCGCTCCGTTCGTGAGCAGTACGACCAGATCTGGCAATCAACGGTCCTGGCTCTGGAGAGTCAGCGTGAGCAGTCCAACCGAGAGATAGTTGCTCTCAGCGCTCGTCTCAACCTCCTGGCCGATGAGGTCGTCTTTCAGAAACGCATGGCCATAGTACAAGCCGTGTTACTCATGTCATGCCtgatcctcgtcatcttctccagaacCGTGCCATTACATCCCCTCGCACCCTTTTCGGATCAGGCTGGTCTCGCTTCTTACGGCGGTGCATCATCGGCGGCTCGCGTTCGAGCAtacgatggagaagatgtAGCGTTACTGGCAGCACGTCAGAGAGGCCAATATGCTCCGACATCAAGAGACGAGGACGCTACTGAACTACACCGAGGGCCTTTTGCCGACGACATACAGCATGATCGTGTTGAATGCGAGCAGCTTTCACctcctccaacgccaagatcttctggAGGCTTTTCCTCGTCGTCTGATCTATCACCCCCTTCCCATGACACAAAGCCGAATGTGTTACGTCGCTCTATCGCCCAACCAACCAATTCGCGAAAACCGTTGCCAGCTCTGCCTGAGaatccatcttctccatga